The Aeromicrobium yanjiei DNA segment CGCCCCGCCCCAGCGGATCGCCCGCAGGGCCTGCTCGGTATAGCGGCCGCCGACGGGGTCGACGACCAGATCGGCTCCGCCTCCGGTGATCTCCTTGATCCGCGACTTGAGGTCCTCCTCGTCGTACGCGATCCCCTCGTGAGCACCGAGATCGAGGCAGGTCTGCACGCGTTCTGCAGTCGACGCCGCCGCGATCACCCGCGCACCCAGGCGCGCGGCCAGGTCGACCGTCGCCGTGCCGACTCCTCCGGCCGCACCCAGGACGACGACCCAGTCGCCGCTCGCGACATCCCCCACGGTGACAAGAGAGTGGTAGGCCGTCAGGTAGGTCACCCGGAAGCCCGCGGCATGGATCATGTCCAGACCGTCGGGAATGGCCGAGACGGCGTCCTCGGGCACGCATATCTTCTCGGCGAATGCGCCGGCACCGGTCGAACCCATGACCCGGTCCCCCACCCGGAAGGCAGTGACGTTCTCGCCCACCGCGCTGACTCGACCCGCGAACTCACTGCCGGGAGTGAACGGAAGGGCTGTCGAGATCTGATACTTGTCGGCGATCGTCAGCACGTCCGGAAAGTTCAACGCCGCCGCTTCGATGTCCACGACGAGCTGCCCCGCGCGCGCCTCGGGATCGGGGATCTCCCGGATCACGACACGGTCAGGGCCGCCGTACGCCTCAACCCTGGCCGCGCGCATGGCCGCCCTGCTGCTCGAAGATCGACCCGCTCACCGTCCCTGCCAGACCGGCGGGCGCTTCTCGGCGAATGCCAGCACGCCCTCCTTGGCATCTGCCGACGCACTGTTGCGAGCCGTCTCCTCGGCCGACAGCTGCCACCGCTTCTCATCGCCGTCGGGCACGCCGTCTCGGATGCCCAAGGCGATGCGCTTGCTGGCCTGGACCGCGAGCGGAGCGTTGGCCGCGACCTTCTCGGCCAGCGCGAGGGCTTCGTCGAGCAATCGATCGCCGGGGACGACCCGGTTGACCAGATTCAGCTCGAGAGCTCTCGGGGCGTCGATGGGCTCGCCCGTCAGGAGCATCTCCAACCCGACCTTCCTGGGCACCTGATCGAGGATGCGGAACGCCCCGCCGGCCGCCGCAATCAGTCCCCGCTTGACCTCGGGGAGACCGAACCGCGCAGTGTCTGCCGCAACGATGAAGTCGGCTGCCAGCGCGATCTCCATTCCTCCGCCCAATGCAACGCCGTTGACCGCAGCGATCGTGGGCTTGGAGAACACGCGGCGACTGAAGCCGGCCAGTCCCCACGCCTCGCGGCCGGGCGGGAGGATCGGCTCTCCCCTGCCGATCGCCTTGAGGTCGGCACCCGCGCTGAAGGCCGCGGTGCCCGATCCCGTGATGACGATGACACGCACGTCGGGGTCGTTCTCCGCTGCGTCGAAGGCATCGCCTGCCGCAGCAGCGAGTGCCATGTTGACGGCATTGCGCGCCTCCGGTCGGTTCAGCGTGACCACGACGGTGTGGCCGCGCCGCTCGACAAGCACTGGATCTGCTGAAACGTCTGTGTGGGCCGACATCGCTACTCCGTCACATCGCGGTCAATGAGTTATAGAATTGTATTCTTGCACATCCCATGGCTCGTCGTCCCGTCAAGAATGCGGTTCCGTTAGGATGCGACGGGTGAACGTCAACGAACCGACGCGCCAGGACCTTCCGAGCTCGCTGGCCCAAGAGGCGATCCGGCGCAGCCTCAGCCGCCGGCAGGACGCTGCGGAGAACGACGTGCGCCGCATGATCGAGGTGGGGCGCGAGCTTCTCAGCGAAGGAAGCAATCCGCGTGTCGCCGACATCGTCGGGGCGGCCGGCCTGTCGAACGACGCGTTCTACCGCTACTTCCAGAGCAAGGAGGACTTCGTGGCCGCGGTCGTCGAGGACGGCGGCCACCGGCTCTTGGCCTATGTCGAGCGGAAGATGGCCGAGCACGACCGCGCGGGGGCCCGCCTGCGCGCAGCCGTCAGCGCCATCATGAGCCAGGCCGGCGATGCCGAGATCGCGACTGCGACCCGCAACATCCTGGCCAGCTCGATCGGCCGCAATCAGCGTGCGACAGGCGCACGCAACCGACTCGAGGCCGCGATGAGCGGGCTCCTGCGCGATCCGCTGATCGAGCTCGGCTCAGCCGACCCCGACCGCGATGCCCGGTCCGTCGCGGCCATGCTCATGGCGCAGATGGAGAACTTCCTGTGGGATGAGCATCCGCCTTCGGAGGACGATCTCGAGCACGTCCTGACCTTCATCGAAAAGGCGGTCGCCCCTTCGAGGTGATTGCGGTGCCACACTGGTTGAGTTGACTCTTTTGCCGCATTGCG contains these protein-coding regions:
- a CDS encoding NADPH:quinone oxidoreductase family protein is translated as MRAARVEAYGGPDRVVIREIPDPEARAGQLVVDIEAAALNFPDVLTIADKYQISTALPFTPGSEFAGRVSAVGENVTAFRVGDRVMGSTGAGAFAEKICVPEDAVSAIPDGLDMIHAAGFRVTYLTAYHSLVTVGDVASGDWVVVLGAAGGVGTATVDLAARLGARVIAAASTAERVQTCLDLGAHEGIAYDEEDLKSRIKEITGGGADLVVDPVGGRYTEQALRAIRWGGAFVTVGFAAGEIPRIPLNLVLLKNVLVRGVELRTMGTHRPDATRQATRAMSDLVARGMAPLVTDVFTLDDVSKALGLVAERKATGKVVIEMRVT
- a CDS encoding enoyl-CoA hydratase-related protein, translated to MLVERRGHTVVVTLNRPEARNAVNMALAAAAGDAFDAAENDPDVRVIVITGSGTAAFSAGADLKAIGRGEPILPPGREAWGLAGFSRRVFSKPTIAAVNGVALGGGMEIALAADFIVAADTARFGLPEVKRGLIAAAGGAFRILDQVPRKVGLEMLLTGEPIDAPRALELNLVNRVVPGDRLLDEALALAEKVAANAPLAVQASKRIALGIRDGVPDGDEKRWQLSAEETARNSASADAKEGVLAFAEKRPPVWQGR
- a CDS encoding TetR/AcrR family transcriptional regulator; this translates as MNVNEPTRQDLPSSLAQEAIRRSLSRRQDAAENDVRRMIEVGRELLSEGSNPRVADIVGAAGLSNDAFYRYFQSKEDFVAAVVEDGGHRLLAYVERKMAEHDRAGARLRAAVSAIMSQAGDAEIATATRNILASSIGRNQRATGARNRLEAAMSGLLRDPLIELGSADPDRDARSVAAMLMAQMENFLWDEHPPSEDDLEHVLTFIEKAVAPSR